In one window of Janthinobacterium sp. 1_2014MBL_MicDiv DNA:
- the rpsB gene encoding 30S ribosomal protein S2: MSVTMREMLEAGVHFGHQTRFWNPKMAPFIFGHRNKIHIINLEKTMAMYQDAMKHVRQLAANRGTILMVGTKRQAREIIAAEAQRAGVPFVDQRWLGGMLTNFKTIKTSIKRLKDMEVMVEDGSIEKLSKKEALMFSREMIKLQKSIGGIKDMGGIPDAIFVVDVGYHKGAITEAAKLGIPVIGVVDTNHSPEGVNFVIPGNDDSSKAIMLYARGVADAIIEGRAAAGNEVVEMVKAAAGDEFVEVNEQA; encoded by the coding sequence ATGTCCGTAACAATGCGCGAAATGCTGGAAGCCGGTGTCCACTTTGGTCACCAAACCCGTTTTTGGAATCCAAAAATGGCACCGTTCATCTTCGGCCATCGCAACAAGATCCACATCATCAATCTGGAAAAAACCATGGCGATGTACCAGGACGCAATGAAGCACGTGCGTCAACTGGCTGCAAACCGTGGCACCATCCTGATGGTTGGCACCAAGCGTCAAGCTCGCGAAATCATCGCTGCTGAAGCACAACGCGCTGGCGTGCCTTTCGTTGATCAACGTTGGTTGGGCGGCATGCTGACCAACTTCAAAACGATCAAAACCTCGATCAAGCGTCTGAAAGACATGGAAGTCATGGTTGAAGATGGTTCGATCGAGAAGCTGTCGAAAAAAGAAGCGCTGATGTTCTCCCGCGAAATGATCAAGCTGCAAAAATCGATCGGCGGCATCAAGGACATGGGCGGCATTCCTGACGCAATCTTCGTCGTCGACGTCGGCTACCACAAAGGCGCGATCACCGAAGCAGCTAAACTGGGTATCCCGGTCATCGGCGTTGTCGATACCAACCACTCCCCAGAAGGCGTGAACTTCGTGATCCCAGGTAACGATGACTCCTCGAAAGCCATCATGTTGTACGCTCGCGGTGTTGCTGATGCAATCATCGAAGGCCGTGCAGCTGCCGGTAACGAAGTTGTTGAAATGGTTAAAGCAGCCGCTGGCGACGAATTCGTCGAAGTGAACGAACAGGCTTAA
- the galU gene encoding UTP--glucose-1-phosphate uridylyltransferase GalU: protein MKKIRKAVFPVAGLGSRFLPATKAQPKEMLPIVDKPLIQYAVEEAVAAGITEMIFITGRNKRAIEDHFDTAYELETELEAAGKRQLLEMVQNVIPKHINCIYIRQSAPLGLGHAVLCARPVIGDEPFAVLLADDFMDVEDGMRPVLAQMADVFQYENCSLLAVQDVPRAETRQYGIVSAQHYQPDLELVSAIVEKPAPEEAPSTLAVVGRYVLTSRIFDHLENLGTGAGGEIQLTDGIAALMREERVLAYRYTGQRYDCGSKLGYLKATTAMGMKHPETGAAFRLYLQELQSTLDIK, encoded by the coding sequence ATGAAGAAAATCAGAAAAGCAGTCTTTCCTGTCGCCGGCCTGGGCAGCCGCTTCTTGCCTGCGACCAAGGCGCAACCGAAGGAAATGCTGCCCATCGTCGACAAGCCGCTGATCCAGTATGCGGTGGAAGAGGCGGTGGCGGCCGGCATCACGGAAATGATCTTCATCACGGGGCGCAACAAGCGCGCCATCGAAGACCATTTCGACACGGCTTATGAGCTGGAAACGGAGCTGGAAGCGGCCGGCAAGCGCCAGTTGCTGGAAATGGTGCAAAACGTCATTCCCAAGCACATCAACTGCATCTACATCCGCCAGTCGGCGCCGCTGGGCCTGGGGCATGCCGTGCTGTGCGCGCGCCCCGTGATCGGCGACGAGCCGTTCGCCGTGCTGCTGGCGGACGACTTCATGGATGTGGAAGACGGCATGCGTCCCGTGCTGGCGCAGATGGCCGATGTGTTCCAGTATGAGAATTGCTCCTTGCTGGCCGTGCAGGATGTGCCGCGCGCGGAAACCCGGCAGTACGGCATCGTCAGCGCCCAGCATTACCAGCCCGACCTGGAACTGGTGTCGGCCATCGTGGAAAAGCCGGCGCCGGAAGAGGCGCCATCGACCCTGGCCGTCGTCGGCCGCTATGTGCTGACCAGCCGCATCTTCGACCACCTGGAAAACCTGGGCACGGGCGCCGGCGGCGAAATCCAGCTGACGGACGGCATCGCCGCCCTGATGCGCGAAGAGCGCGTGCTGGCTTACCGTTATACGGGGCAGCGCTATGACTGCGGCTCCAAGCTCGGCTACCTGAAAGCCACGACGGCGATGGGCATGAAGCATCCGGAAACGGGGGCCGCCTTCCGCCTGTACCTGCAAGAACTGCAATCGACACTGGATATCAAATGA
- the def gene encoding peptide deformylase, protein MTVREILKMGDPRLLRMAEPVREFDTPELHALIADMFDTMHAANGAGLAAPQIGVNLQLVIYGFKQNLRYPDAPQVPETVLINPVLTPLSERKEEGFEGCLSVPGLRGSVPRWSELHYEGVDQFGQPISRDCDGFHARVVQHEVDHLHGILYPMRIVDFTQFGFTEVMFPDLDPNDDD, encoded by the coding sequence ATGACGGTACGTGAAATTTTAAAGATGGGCGATCCGCGCCTGCTGCGCATGGCCGAGCCGGTACGTGAATTCGATACGCCCGAGCTGCATGCGCTGATCGCCGACATGTTCGACACCATGCACGCGGCCAATGGCGCGGGCCTGGCGGCGCCGCAGATCGGCGTCAACCTGCAGCTGGTGATCTACGGCTTCAAGCAGAACCTGCGCTATCCCGATGCGCCGCAAGTGCCGGAAACCGTGCTGATCAATCCGGTGCTGACGCCCTTGTCGGAACGCAAGGAAGAGGGCTTCGAAGGCTGCCTGTCCGTGCCCGGCCTGCGTGGCAGCGTGCCGCGCTGGAGCGAGCTGCACTATGAAGGCGTCGACCAGTTCGGCCAGCCCATCAGCCGCGACTGCGACGGCTTCCACGCGCGCGTGGTGCAGCACGAGGTGGATCACTTGCACGGCATTTTGTATCCGATGCGTATCGTCGACTTCACGCAGTTCGGATTTACGGAAGTGATGTTTCCGGACCTGGACCCGAACGACGACGATTGA
- a CDS encoding [protein-PII] uridylyltransferase — MKKQVREQLKQQLKADRQVVIAAFHADGKPEKLLRSLRHSVDGVLARAWQEAGLPPGTALVGVGGYGRGELFPYSDVDLLILLQQAPDPATQEKLEELVQLLWDLGLEIGHSIRTVDECLVESKADITVQTSLLEARLVCGNAELFAQLQQRYDAAMDPQAFFQAKTAEMRQRHAKYEDTAFSLEPNCKESPGGLRDLQVILWVAKAAGLANSWRTLATGGLITLTEARQLMEKERAFKDIRVRLHLHAGRREDRLVFDVQTAIAESLGLQATGSGPHMRRASEFLMQRYYWAAKTVTQLNTILLQNIEARLFPQDDVPVPINARFNEVNSLIDISADDTFEQTPSAMLEIFVLMTERPALKGMTSRATRALWHERFKIDAAFRQDPVNRALFLRIMQAPVGIIHALRRMNEMSILGRYLPNFRRIVGQMQHDLFHVYTVDQHILMVVRNMRRFTMSEHAHEYPFCSQLMADFSQSWLLYVAALFHDIAKGRGGDHSKLGVADATQFCQDHGLSAEDTELIAFLVENHLTMSQVAQKQDLSDPDVIAAFAKVVKDERHLTGLYLLTVADIRGTSPKVWNAWKGKLLEDLYKITLRVLGGEPHTADRELKNRQQEALATLRLYGLPPDAHLKLWQQLDVAYFLRHDASDIAWQTRSLYDKLDSKLPVVKCRLAPIGEGLQVAVYIPDQPDLFARICSYFDRKNFSILDAKIHTTRNGYALDTFLVTEQNFAKSYRDIISLIEHELGELLQSQAPLPPPGKGRLSRLSRTFPFQPTVDLRPDEKGQYYLLSVAANDRTGLLYSIANVLTKYRINLHTAKIMTLGERVEDVFLVDGPALNNARNQILLETDLLDALKV; from the coding sequence ATGAAAAAGCAAGTTCGGGAACAGCTGAAGCAGCAACTGAAAGCCGACCGCCAGGTCGTCATCGCCGCCTTCCACGCCGATGGCAAGCCTGAAAAACTGCTGCGCAGCCTGCGCCACAGCGTCGATGGCGTGCTGGCGCGCGCCTGGCAGGAAGCTGGCTTGCCGCCAGGCACGGCCCTGGTGGGCGTGGGTGGCTATGGCCGCGGCGAACTGTTTCCCTATTCCGACGTCGACCTGCTGATACTGCTGCAACAGGCGCCGGACCCGGCCACGCAGGAAAAGCTCGAGGAACTGGTGCAGCTGTTGTGGGACCTGGGCCTGGAAATCGGCCACAGCATCCGCACGGTCGATGAATGCCTGGTCGAGTCGAAGGCCGACATCACCGTGCAAACCAGCCTGCTCGAGGCGCGCCTCGTGTGCGGCAACGCCGAGCTGTTCGCGCAGCTGCAGCAGCGCTACGACGCGGCGATGGACCCGCAGGCGTTTTTCCAGGCCAAGACGGCGGAAATGCGCCAGCGCCATGCCAAGTATGAAGACACGGCCTTCAGCCTGGAACCGAATTGCAAGGAAAGCCCGGGCGGCCTGCGCGACTTGCAGGTGATCCTGTGGGTAGCCAAGGCGGCCGGCCTGGCCAATTCCTGGCGCACCCTGGCCACGGGCGGCCTGATCACCCTGACGGAAGCGCGCCAGCTGATGGAAAAGGAGCGCGCCTTCAAGGATATCCGCGTGCGCCTGCACCTGCACGCGGGCCGCCGCGAAGACCGCCTCGTGTTTGACGTGCAGACGGCCATCGCCGAATCGCTGGGCCTGCAAGCGACGGGCAGCGGGCCGCACATGCGCCGCGCCAGCGAATTCCTCATGCAGCGCTATTACTGGGCCGCCAAGACGGTGACCCAGCTCAACACAATCCTGCTGCAAAACATCGAAGCCCGCCTGTTTCCGCAAGACGATGTGCCCGTGCCCATCAACGCGCGCTTCAATGAGGTCAACAGCCTGATCGACATCAGCGCCGACGATACCTTCGAGCAAACCCCGTCGGCCATGCTGGAAATCTTCGTCCTGATGACGGAGCGTCCGGCCCTGAAAGGCATGACGTCGCGCGCCACGCGGGCCCTGTGGCACGAACGCTTCAAGATCGACGCCGCGTTCCGCCAGGACCCCGTCAACCGCGCCCTCTTCCTGCGCATCATGCAGGCGCCCGTCGGCATCATTCACGCGCTGCGGCGCATGAACGAAATGAGCATCCTCGGGCGCTACCTGCCGAATTTCCGCCGCATCGTGGGCCAGATGCAGCACGACCTGTTCCACGTGTACACGGTCGACCAGCACATCCTGATGGTGGTGCGCAATATGCGCCGCTTCACCATGAGCGAGCACGCGCACGAATATCCGTTCTGCAGCCAGCTGATGGCCGATTTCTCGCAATCGTGGCTGCTGTACGTGGCGGCCCTGTTCCACGACATCGCCAAGGGCCGCGGCGGCGACCATTCCAAGCTGGGCGTGGCCGACGCCACCCAGTTCTGCCAGGACCACGGCCTGTCGGCCGAGGATACGGAACTCATCGCCTTCCTGGTGGAAAATCACCTGACCATGTCGCAAGTGGCGCAAAAGCAGGACCTGTCCGACCCCGACGTCATCGCCGCCTTCGCCAAAGTGGTGAAGGACGAGCGCCACCTGACGGGCCTGTACCTGCTGACGGTGGCCGATATCCGGGGCACCAGCCCGAAAGTATGGAATGCGTGGAAGGGCAAGCTGCTGGAAGACCTGTACAAAATCACCCTGCGCGTGCTGGGCGGCGAACCGCACACGGCCGACCGCGAGCTGAAGAACCGCCAGCAGGAAGCGCTGGCCACCTTGCGCCTGTACGGCTTGCCGCCGGACGCGCACCTGAAGCTGTGGCAGCAGCTCGACGTCGCGTATTTCCTGCGCCACGACGCCTCCGACATCGCCTGGCAGACGCGCTCGCTGTATGACAAGCTCGACAGCAAGTTGCCGGTGGTAAAATGCCGGCTGGCGCCCATCGGCGAAGGCTTGCAGGTGGCCGTCTATATTCCCGACCAGCCCGACCTGTTCGCGCGCATCTGCAGCTATTTCGACCGCAAGAACTTCAGCATCCTCGACGCGAAGATCCACACGACACGCAATGGCTATGCGCTCGACACCTTCCTCGTCACCGAGCAGAACTTCGCCAAGAGCTATCGCGACATCATCAGCCTGATCGAGCACGAGCTGGGCGAACTGCTGCAGTCGCAGGCGCCGCTGCCGCCGCCGGGCAAGGGACGGCTGTCGCGCCTGTCGCGCACCTTCCCCTTCCAGCCGACCGTGGACTTGCGGCCCGACGAAAAGGGCCAGTACTACCTGCTGTCGGTGGCCGCCAACGACCGCACGGGCCTGCTGTACTCGATCGCCAATGTGCTGACCAAGTACCGCATCAACCTGCACACGGCCAAGATCATGACCCTGGGCGAACGGGTCGAAGACGTCTTCCTCGTCGACGGCCCCGCGCTCAACAATGCCCGTAACCAGATATTGCTGGAAACCGATTTACTCGATGCGCTGAAGGTCTGA
- a CDS encoding pseudouridine synthase, which produces MTEELLRLSKRMSELGLCSRREADEWIARGWVRVDGKVVSELGSKVYPSQRVTVERQAAAEQSKRVTVLINKPVGYVSGQAEDGYTPAVALIKAENRWAEDRSPEQFHPTQLRSLVAAGRLDIDSVGLLVLTQDGRVAKQLIGHDTDIDKEYLVRVSYTKGGTLPDSELKKLNHGLWLDGKPLLPAKVRWQNEDQLSFTLREGKKRQIRRMCEAVGLKVLGLKRVRIGKVKLGDLPTGQWRYLSADEQF; this is translated from the coding sequence ATGACCGAAGAATTATTACGCCTGTCCAAACGCATGTCCGAACTGGGCCTGTGCTCCCGCCGCGAAGCCGATGAATGGATCGCGCGCGGCTGGGTCCGCGTAGATGGCAAAGTGGTGTCCGAACTGGGCAGCAAGGTCTATCCGAGCCAGCGCGTCACCGTAGAACGCCAGGCGGCAGCCGAGCAGTCGAAACGCGTCACCGTCCTCATCAACAAACCGGTCGGCTATGTCAGCGGCCAGGCCGAAGATGGCTACACGCCCGCCGTGGCCCTGATCAAGGCCGAGAACCGCTGGGCGGAAGACCGCAGCCCGGAACAGTTCCACCCCACGCAGCTGCGCAGCCTGGTGGCGGCCGGCCGCCTGGACATCGATTCCGTCGGCTTGCTGGTGCTGACGCAGGATGGCCGCGTGGCCAAGCAGCTGATCGGCCACGATACCGATATCGACAAGGAATACCTGGTGCGCGTCAGCTACACCAAGGGCGGCACCCTGCCCGACAGCGAATTGAAAAAGCTCAACCATGGCCTGTGGCTCGATGGCAAGCCGCTGCTGCCGGCCAAGGTGCGCTGGCAAAATGAGGATCAGCTGAGCTTTACCTTGCGCGAAGGCAAGAAACGCCAGATCCGCCGCATGTGCGAAGCCGTCGGCCTGAAAGTGCTGGGGCTGAAACGCGTGCGCATCGGCAAGGTCAAGCTGGGCGACCTGCCGACGGGCCAATGGCGTTATTTGAGCGCCGACGAACAGTTTTAA
- the map gene encoding type I methionyl aminopeptidase, with amino-acid sequence MSTIRINSAADIEGMRIAGKLGAEVLDYITPFVKVGVTTGELDRLCHEYMVNVQGTIPAPLNYCPPGYTPYPKAICTSVNDVICHGIPGDKVLKSGDTVNLDITVIKDGYHGDNSRMFLVGTPTILAKRLSEITYECMWLGIDQIKPGAHLGDIGHAIQQHAEKAGYSVVREFCGHGIGKVFHEEPQVLHYGKPGTLERLEAGMIFTVEPMINAGRREIREMNDGWTIKTKDRSLSAQWEHTVLVTETGYEVLTVSPGMPPPPALILNKA; translated from the coding sequence ATGTCCACCATCCGTATCAATTCCGCCGCCGACATCGAAGGCATGCGCATCGCCGGCAAGCTGGGCGCCGAAGTGCTCGACTACATCACGCCATTCGTCAAGGTCGGCGTCACGACGGGCGAGCTGGATCGCCTGTGCCATGAATACATGGTCAACGTGCAGGGCACCATCCCCGCCCCGCTTAACTATTGCCCGCCCGGCTACACGCCGTATCCGAAAGCCATCTGCACCTCCGTCAACGACGTCATCTGCCATGGCATTCCGGGCGACAAGGTGCTCAAGAGCGGCGACACCGTCAATCTCGACATCACCGTCATCAAGGACGGCTATCACGGCGACAACAGCCGCATGTTCCTCGTCGGCACGCCGACCATCCTGGCCAAGCGCCTGTCGGAAATCACGTATGAATGCATGTGGCTGGGCATAGACCAGATCAAGCCGGGCGCCCACCTGGGTGATATTGGCCATGCTATCCAGCAACATGCGGAAAAAGCCGGCTACAGCGTGGTGCGCGAATTCTGCGGCCACGGCATCGGCAAGGTCTTCCATGAAGAACCGCAAGTATTGCACTACGGCAAACCAGGCACGCTGGAACGCCTGGAAGCGGGCATGATCTTCACCGTCGAGCCGATGATCAACGCGGGCCGCCGCGAAATCCGCGAAATGAACGACGGCTGGACCATCAAGACCAAGGATCGCAGCCTGTCGGCGCAGTGGGAGCACACGGTACTGGTGACGGAAACGGGCTATGAAGTGCTGACCGTGTCGCCAGGCATGCCGCCGCCACCGGCCTTGATCCTGAACAAGGCTTAA
- a CDS encoding flagellar brake protein, with protein MNDPIPNPLRKGAPSLADVAEPMAPGTKPHHMSDPWDIGETLCSLADNGDAISIYPTEGEDVIMARILSVDDDLPQFVLELNEGATLPPGGATFVSWVQSAKLQFTINGEWQAYPERPNVYLTNFPSHCLVLERRESTRLETPLGVYYLAAFVLEGRPYELQLYDFSAGGIGMRAHPRDTVGLYVGRKLSRVRLELGPDKVMIADLEIRLSRTFRSFLLGEQVQIGCRFLNLSVAMQEELKMLLDNMGSGRKVR; from the coding sequence GTGAACGATCCCATTCCCAATCCCCTGCGCAAAGGCGCGCCCAGCCTGGCTGACGTGGCCGAGCCGATGGCGCCCGGCACCAAGCCGCACCACATGAGCGACCCATGGGATATCGGCGAAACCCTGTGCAGCCTGGCTGATAACGGCGACGCCATTTCCATCTATCCCACGGAGGGCGAAGACGTCATCATGGCACGCATCCTGTCGGTGGACGATGACTTGCCGCAATTCGTGCTGGAACTCAACGAGGGCGCCACCCTGCCCCCGGGCGGCGCCACCTTCGTGTCGTGGGTGCAAAGCGCCAAGCTGCAATTCACCATCAATGGCGAATGGCAAGCCTATCCCGAGCGGCCCAACGTCTACCTGACGAACTTCCCCAGCCATTGCCTGGTGCTCGAGCGGCGCGAATCGACGCGCCTGGAAACGCCGCTGGGCGTGTACTACCTGGCCGCCTTCGTGCTCGAAGGGCGTCCCTACGAATTGCAGCTGTATGATTTTTCCGCCGGCGGCATCGGCATGCGCGCCCACCCGCGCGATACGGTCGGCCTGTACGTGGGGCGCAAGCTGTCGCGCGTGCGGCTGGAGCTGGGGCCGGACAAGGTCATGATCGCCGACCTGGAAATCCGCCTGTCGCGCACCTTCCGCTCCTTCCTGCTGGGCGAGCAGGTGCAGATCGGCTGCCGCTTCCTGAACTTGTCGGTCGCCATGCAGGAAGAATTGAAAATGCTGCTCGATAACATGGGCAGCGGACGCAAGGTACGCTAG